The following proteins are co-located in the Synechococcus sp. PROS-U-1 genome:
- a CDS encoding NarK family nitrate/nitrite MFS transporter, which translates to MLGDLWSFQGRYRTLHLTWIAFFLTFVVWFNLAPLATTVKADLGLTVGQIRTVAICNVALTIPARVLIGMLLDKFGPRVTYSSILVFSAFPCLLFASAQDFNQLVVARLLLSIVGAGFVIGIRMVAEWFPPKEIGLAEGIYGGWGNFGSAFSALTMVALAGFLSFSGGFELPTGAVLNWRGAIALTGIVSAAYGFFYFFNVTDTPPGKTYQRPEKTAGLEVTSMRDFWGLLGMNVPFAAILCVLCWRLGKVGFLTAATYPLALGAVAVWFAFQTWGIIRTNRDLILGNKVYPKEDRYEFRQVAILELTYIVNFGSELAVVSMLPTFFETTFDLPKATAGILASCFAFVNLVARPAGGLISDRVGSRKNTMGFLTAGLGVGYLVMSMIKPGTFSGTTGIAVAVVITMLASFFVQSGEGATFALVPLVKRRVTGQVAGLVGAYGNVGAVTYLTIFSLLPMWMGGGGEPTPEVIAASNSAFFQILGVAGLVVAFFCFFFLKEPKGSFADLHEGETA; encoded by the coding sequence ATGCTTGGCGACCTCTGGTCGTTCCAGGGCAGGTATCGAACCCTTCACCTGACCTGGATCGCCTTCTTCCTGACCTTCGTGGTCTGGTTCAACCTGGCCCCTCTGGCCACCACCGTTAAAGCAGACCTCGGATTAACCGTTGGTCAGATCCGCACCGTGGCCATCTGCAATGTGGCCCTCACCATCCCGGCTCGCGTGCTGATTGGCATGCTTCTGGACAAATTCGGACCCAGGGTCACCTATTCCTCGATCCTGGTCTTCTCAGCCTTTCCCTGCCTGCTGTTTGCCTCCGCTCAGGACTTCAACCAACTGGTGGTGGCCCGTCTGCTGCTCTCCATCGTGGGCGCTGGCTTCGTGATCGGCATCCGAATGGTGGCTGAGTGGTTCCCGCCCAAGGAAATCGGCCTCGCGGAAGGCATCTACGGCGGCTGGGGCAACTTCGGTTCCGCCTTCTCCGCCCTCACGATGGTGGCCCTCGCCGGCTTCCTCTCCTTCTCCGGTGGGTTCGAACTGCCGACCGGTGCTGTTCTGAACTGGCGCGGTGCGATCGCCCTCACCGGCATCGTTTCGGCTGCCTACGGCTTCTTCTACTTCTTCAACGTCACCGATACACCCCCCGGCAAGACGTACCAGCGTCCTGAGAAGACCGCAGGCCTGGAAGTCACCTCCATGCGCGACTTCTGGGGTCTGCTCGGCATGAACGTGCCCTTCGCAGCCATCCTCTGCGTGCTCTGCTGGCGTCTCGGCAAGGTGGGCTTCCTCACCGCTGCCACCTACCCGCTGGCCCTCGGTGCCGTCGCCGTCTGGTTTGCGTTTCAGACCTGGGGAATCATCCGCACCAACCGCGACCTGATCCTCGGCAACAAGGTTTATCCCAAAGAAGACCGCTATGAGTTCCGCCAGGTGGCGATCCTCGAGCTCACCTACATCGTGAACTTCGGCTCCGAACTGGCCGTGGTTTCGATGCTGCCCACCTTCTTTGAAACCACCTTCGATCTGCCGAAGGCCACCGCGGGAATCCTGGCGTCCTGCTTCGCTTTCGTGAACCTGGTGGCCCGCCCTGCTGGCGGTCTGATCTCCGACCGCGTCGGCAGCCGCAAGAACACCATGGGCTTCCTCACCGCCGGTCTCGGCGTGGGCTACCTGGTGATGAGCATGATCAAGCCGGGCACCTTCAGCGGCACCACCGGCATTGCGGTTGCCGTGGTGATCACCATGCTCGCCTCCTTCTTCGTGCAGTCCGGTGAAGGCGCCACCTTCGCGCTGGTGCCCCTGGTCAAGCGTCGCGTCACCGGTCAGGTGGCCGGTCTGGTCGGTGCCTACGGCAACGTTGGTGCTGTGACCTACCTGACCATCTTCAGCCTCCTGCCGATGTGGATGGGCGGCGGCGGCGAACCCACCCCCGAGGTGATCGCAGCTTCCAACAGTGCCTTCTTCCAGATCCTGGGAGTAGCTGGTCTAGTCGTGGCCTTCTTCTGCTTCTTCTTCCTGAAAGAGCCCAAGGGGTCCTTCGCAGACCTGCACGAAGGCGAAACCGCCTGA